The sequence ATTTTATTTCAAGCAGCATTAATTTACGCAGTCATTTCAAAGGATTTATAATTGGGGCTGAAGGTAATATGGCCAGAAACTCAAATTCTTATGGCAGCATTTTCAGGAAAAATTCTGATCCAATTACTATTGATGCTCGTTTGTACAGTGGATTGGCACAATTTGGGTATGCAGTGCTGGACAAGTCGAAATTTAAATTGTACCCAATGGTAGGAGTTGGAGCAAATCGCACTAAAATTCAAATTGACAGACAACAAGATATTGATGCTTCTCAAATTGTAGATGGAGAATCAATGGGAACGACTTTTGACCTGGTACAGCGCAATTTCCTAATGGATTTTGGTTTAGGCTTTGACTATATTCTCGATTGTGGAAAAAAGATGGACAAAGATGGTGCTGATGAGAGTAAAATGAAAAGTAAAGGTTTATTGATGGGAGTGAAGGTAGGTTATCAACTGGCACTTGAAAATGACAATTGGAGACACAATGGAGGTGATGTAAATAATGGACCGAATTATGCTCCTTCAGGATTTTATGCTAAGCTCACTTTAGGTTTGGCTAGTTTTTCAGATCAGAAGAAATTCTGGAAAGGCGATAAAAAATAATTAATTGTGAATGATTGATTTGATGAAAAGGGAGTTGTTAATTTAGCTCCCTTTTTTGTTTTTTACCAGAGCATTACTCTTTTCAAGTAGAAAATCCATTAGGTCAATGAGTTTTTCATATTCCTGAATTAGGGCACTCATTTCTGGATCGGGATTGTTCCATTTCTTTTTCTTAAACTGCAAAAATTGTTTCATGCCCTGTTGGATGGATTCAATTTCAGCGCAATCTGATTGAAACTCCCGAATTGATTTTTCCCAGTGTTCTGGAATTTCTTCATGGTCTTTAATTGGCTTTTCTTTCAGGCGATTGTCAAACATTGCTTTTTCTATATTGCTGCCCAGCAATGCATCCAAACTAACATCAAAAAAACGGCTGATTTCCTGCAGCCTTTTGATATTCGGCTCAGAACCTCCAAATTCATAAGAAGCAATATTGCTGCGTGTATAATTTAAAGCATTAGCCAAAGCTGACTGACTGAGTTGCTTTCGCTTTCTTAAAAAGCTTAAATTTTTAGAAAAAAGGGGTTTCATATTTGAAAAATAAGATGAATTGCTTATTTTATGAACAATTAAAACAAGGTAGTGTTTATTAATTAAACAAAAAGACGATTACTATGAATGATTTTAGCATTTTAAAAAAAGGAATTTTAACAGGACTATTTTCTGCATTATTAATGGCGGCTTATTTTTTGACATTAGGCTCTATGGGAAAGAATACCTTGATGCTCCACAATATTGGAAAGACTATTTTAATTGTAATCCCGGTGTTTTTGTTATTTAGAAGTCATTTTCACCAGCGAGGCAAATTAAAATTAACTGAAACCTTAATGCTTGGAGGTGTATTTGCACTTACGGCCTCGATCGTTTTGGTTATTAGTGAGTTAATATTACACAGTTTGTTTTCCGCTCCACTTACACCTGTAGAATTTCAGGATAGCGAAATAGGTGCTGCAACACTGTATTTTCTTCTTACCTTGGAATTGTTTGGATATTCATTGTTGAGCTTGTTCCTTGGTTTTCAATTTTATAAAAACCGAAAATATGTGAAGCCAAAATAAACCCATAGGAAAAGAGCTGCTTTGGTGGTGATTCATATGGCTATAATGTAAAT is a genomic window of Chitinophagales bacterium containing:
- a CDS encoding helix-turn-helix transcriptional regulator, which gives rise to MKPLFSKNLSFLRKRKQLSQSALANALNYTRSNIASYEFGGSEPNIKRLQEISRFFDVSLDALLGSNIEKAMFDNRLKEKPIKDHEEIPEHWEKSIREFQSDCAEIESIQQGMKQFLQFKKKKWNNPDPEMSALIQEYEKLIDLMDFLLEKSNALVKNKKGS